The Collimonas sp. PA-H2 genome contains a region encoding:
- a CDS encoding DUF3613 domain-containing protein, whose product MEVRAIFRQHTLLIGALLLMASSISEASAQSMTPLTGKLLQEPVAVTPNPSASSATPAGAGTSAAAQVAAANTQAAAQPPAHQAPVERESRIRVGDVTRTLLQAQADGRVAGPRLPILGATADASWQRYLDSFKHPLPDHFENTVSKSSSN is encoded by the coding sequence ATGGAAGTGCGAGCAATTTTCCGGCAGCATACCTTGCTTATTGGCGCATTGCTGCTGATGGCAAGTAGCATTTCCGAGGCGTCTGCGCAGAGCATGACACCGCTTACCGGCAAGTTGCTGCAAGAGCCTGTGGCTGTGACGCCGAACCCATCCGCGTCGTCGGCGACGCCTGCTGGCGCCGGCACATCGGCAGCCGCTCAAGTGGCGGCAGCGAATACCCAGGCTGCGGCGCAGCCACCGGCCCATCAAGCGCCCGTGGAGCGCGAGTCAAGGATACGTGTCGGCGATGTCACGCGCACTTTATTGCAGGCGCAAGCCGACGGCCGTGTCGCCGGTCCTCGTTTGCCCATACTGGGTGCAACCGCCGACGCCAGCTGGCAGCGCTATCTGGATAGTTTCAAGCATCCGTTGCCAGACCATTTTGAAAATACGGTATCGAAGAGTTCGTCAAATTAA